GGCTGGACGCCCAGCAGACCAACCTCGACGTCATCACCCACAACCTGGCGAACGTCAGCACCAACGGCTACAAGCGGCAGCGGGCGGTGTTCGAGGATCTGCTCTATCAGAACCTACGCCAGCCGGGCGCGCAATCGACGCAAGCCACGCAGATTCCTTCCGGCCTGCAGTTGGGTGTCGGCGTGCGCACCGTCGCCACCGAGCACATCCATACCCAGGGCAATTTGCAAAAGACCGAAAACCCACTCGACATTGCGATCAACGGCCAGGGCTTCTTCCAAATCCAGATGCCGGACGGCACGCTGGCCTATACGCGCGATGGCGCCTTCCAGCGCGACAGCAACGGCCAGATCGTCACCGCGAGCGGCTATCCGCTCTCGCCGGCGATCACGATCCCTGCCGATGCGGTGAGCGTGACGATCAGCCGCGACGGCATCGTCTCGGTGCTGCAGGCCGGCCAGGCCACGCCGACCCAGGTCGGTAACATCCAGCTGGCGACCTTCATCAACGCTGGCGGTCTGCAAAGCATCGGCGAGAACCTCTACCTCGAGACCGCCTCGAGCGGCACGCCGACGCCGAACACCCCGGGCACGAACGGCGCGGGCCTGCTCAACCAGGGCTATGTCGAAACCTCGAACGTGAATGTCGCCGAAGAGCTGGTGACGATGATCCAGACCCAGCGCGCCTACGAGATGAACTCCAAGGCGGTGTCGACTTCGGATCAGATGCTGGCGCGGCTGACGCAGCTGTGATCGACGGGAACGGAGGAAGGGGAGACGCTATGACGAAAGAGAACCCGGCCGCCCTGCGGCTGATCTGTCTTCTGTCCTCTGTCCTCGGTCTTTCGGCTTGCGTGACGACGACCCCGCCGACGGCGGTGCATCAGCCGATGACCATACGGCCCGAGCCGCGCGTCGCCCTCACGCCCGCGAACGGCAGCATCTACAACGTCGCCACTGCGCGGCCGCTGTTTGAAGATCGCCGCGCGCGCTTCGTCGGCGACACGCTGACCATCAACATCGCCGAAAAGGTCGCCGCGGCGAAGAAGTCGGACACCAAGGCAGACCGCAAATACGACACCTCGCTGGGCGTGCCCACTGTGGCCGGCTTGCCGTTCAAGACCGTGCAGGGTACGACATTGGCCGCGAACAGCGCCACCAAGTTCGAAGGCTCGGGCGAGAACACCTCGTCGAACAACTTCACCGGCACGATCACCGTGACGGTGATCGAGGTCTATCCGAACGGCAATCTGCTCGTCTCGGGTGAAAAGCAGATCGGCCTCAAGGAAGGCGAAGAGTTCATCCGCTTCTCTGGCGTGGTCAATCCGGACACGATCACGGCCGCGAACACCGTGCAATCGACGCAGGTCGCCGATGCGCGTATCGAATACAAGGCCAACGGCTTCATCGATTCGGCGCAGGTGATGGGCTGGCTTAGCCGCTTCTTCTTGAGTTTCTTGCCCTTCTGATTCCGGAGCATCGCAATGACGAACATGCATAAATTCCTCATTGGCCTGATGTGGCTGTTTGCCGCGCTGCTGGTGGCCGATGCCGCGCGCGCCGAGCGCATCAAGGAGATCGCGACGATCGCCGGCGTGCGCAACAACCAGATCGTCGGCTACGGCATCGTCGTCGGCCTCGATGGCACCGGCGACCAGACGACGCAGACGCCCTTCACGGTGCAGAGCATGATCAACATGCTCTCGCGCATGGGGGTGAATCTGCCGCCGGGGCAAACGCTGCAGCTGAAGAACGTCGCCGCAGTGATGGTCACCGCCGAGCTGCCGCCGTTTGCCCGTGTCGGCCAGCCGCTCGATGTGACGGTCTCGTCGATCGGCAACGCCAAAAGCTTGCGCGGCGGGACATTGATCCTGACGCCGCTGAAAGGTGCGGACGGGCAGGTCTATGCGATGGCCCAGGGCAATGTCGTGGTCGTCGGCG
This genomic interval from Sulfuricystis multivorans contains the following:
- the flgG gene encoding flagellar basal-body rod protein FlgG, whose product is MIRSLWIAKTGLDAQQTNLDVITHNLANVSTNGYKRQRAVFEDLLYQNLRQPGAQSTQATQIPSGLQLGVGVRTVATEHIHTQGNLQKTENPLDIAINGQGFFQIQMPDGTLAYTRDGAFQRDSNGQIVTASGYPLSPAITIPADAVSVTISRDGIVSVLQAGQATPTQVGNIQLATFINAGGLQSIGENLYLETASSGTPTPNTPGTNGAGLLNQGYVETSNVNVAEELVTMIQTQRAYEMNSKAVSTSDQMLARLTQL
- a CDS encoding flagellar basal body L-ring protein FlgH yields the protein MTKENPAALRLICLLSSVLGLSACVTTTPPTAVHQPMTIRPEPRVALTPANGSIYNVATARPLFEDRRARFVGDTLTINIAEKVAAAKKSDTKADRKYDTSLGVPTVAGLPFKTVQGTTLAANSATKFEGSGENTSSNNFTGTITVTVIEVYPNGNLLVSGEKQIGLKEGEEFIRFSGVVNPDTITAANTVQSTQVADARIEYKANGFIDSAQVMGWLSRFFLSFLPF